One window of Populus nigra chromosome 5, ddPopNigr1.1, whole genome shotgun sequence genomic DNA carries:
- the LOC133695094 gene encoding histone H2AX, which yields MSSKEGGASTKGGRGKPKASKSVSRSHKAGLQFPVGRIARFLKAGKYAERVGAGAPVYLSAVLEYLAAEVLELAGNAARDNKKNRIVPRHIQLAVRNDEELSKLLGSVTIANGGVLPNIHQTLLPKKVGKGKGDIGSASQEF from the exons ATGAGTTCAAAAGAAGGAGGCGCTTCTACCAAGGGAGGGAGAGGGAAACCAAAGGCATCGAAGTCGGTGTCAAGATCGCATAAAGCAGGGTTGCAATTCCCAGTCGGGAGAATTGCAAGGTTCCTGAAGGCTGGTAAATATGCTGAACGTGTCGGAGCCGGAGCTCCCGTCTACCTTTCTGCTGTCCTTGAGTATCTCGCTGCCGAG GTGCTTGAGCTAGCAGGGAACGCAGCGAGAGATAACAAGAAGAATCGTATAGTGCCAAGGCACATCCAGCTTGCTGTGAGAAACGATGAGGAGCTAAGCAAGCTACTGGGGTCAGTTACAATTGCAAATGGAGGTGTCTTGCCTAACATTCACCAGACACTTCTTCCTAAGAAGGTTGGCAAAGGGAAAGGCGACATTGGATCTGCTTCTCAAGAGTTCTAG
- the LOC133694876 gene encoding uncharacterized protein LOC133694876, whose amino-acid sequence MEDPNDKFQSLKTVNDLLVKEAKQRRQQVESLVKAKEALETELALYCKEKSELESELGKISDERVSLEIEKALFCVFIETRMVEMGSFVGGLVREKRGKDNEIGALESEVKGLVMNVETERDRLSRVYRERDLLKSDVDNWMKGADGLKDSVVELEKMEREGEEEIEKLYKQYALLDKEMKDGEKEIEELQRLRGLAENNLVQKVNEIEDLKREIGRIEKERNEIAGEKSEQKVKIGELERKAGELDEIVSSLQKEKGVLSGKAMELEKSLGLALEKENAMEREIDGLMEEKKEKERTIVRLMEEKDDDCKYKIMAYAEIEDKKGLIEELLREKNEIEEVKVIKEGEIVKLHEEVGQLRGDIFSMQESIKDREDKNKQVVSEASHYKDAFEKVRLERDTAQKSLGEERKNAMNLRSKVLEMEKRVEEIVEERAKMKNEQESLVSQKKEMESQVATLEKEKDLLQKHFTEAEGKIDELRTKMESAGTNYDRALAMLKNTAALLCESNNVKEDMIVTEKMLNGEIEPYASKLEVIKTAFSNKQTVVEEMKQQLEFLQNSVAKADKKNSLLSMLSSATTVVAAAVSLAYVARLR is encoded by the coding sequence ATGGAAGACCCTAATGACAAGTTTCAATCTTTGAAAACTGTCAATGATTTGCTTGTCAAGGAGGCAAAACAACGCAGACAACAAGTTGAATCTCTGGTGAAAGCTAAGGAGGCTTTGGAGACTGAGCTGGCTCTGTATTGTAAGGAAAAGAGTGAGTTGGAGAGTGAGTTGGGTAAAATCAGTGATGAGAGGGTGAGTTTGGAGATAGAAAAGGCgctattttgtgtttttatcgAGACCCGGATGGTTGAAATGGGTAGTTTTGTTGGTGGTCTggtgagagagaagagagggaaggacAATGAAATTGGGGCCTTGGAGAGTGAGGTTAAGGGGTTAGTGATGAATGTTGAGACTGAGAGAGATAGATTGAGTCGGGTTTATCGCGAGAGGGATTTGTTGAAGAGTGATGTTGATAATTGGATGAAGGGGGCTGATGGTTTGAAAGATAGTGTGGTTGAATTGGAGAAAATGGAGAGGGAGGGTGAGGAAGAGATTGAGAAACTTTATAAACAATATGCTTTGTTGGATAAGGAAATGAAGGACGGAGAGAAAGAAATTGAGGAGCTTCAAAGATTGAGAGGTTTGGCTGAAAATAATTTGGTGCAGAAAGTGAATGAAATTGAGGATTTGAAGAGAGAGATTGGACGGATTGAGAAGGAGAGGAACGAGATTGCTGGTGAAAAAAGTGAGCAGAAGGTGAAGATTGGTGAGTTGGAGAGAAAAGCAGGGGAACTTGATGAGATTGTATCAAGTTTGCAGAAGGAGAAGGGAGTTTTGAGCGGAAAAGCTATGGAATTGGAGAAGAGTTTGGGGCTGGCATTGGAGAAGGAGAATGCAATGGAAAGGGAAATTGATGGTTTGAtggaagagaagaaggaaaaagaaaggacAATTGTGCGTTTAATGGAGGAAAAGGATGATGACTGTAAATATAAGATCATGGCTTATGCTGAAATTGAGGATAAGAAAGGATTAATTGAGGAATTGTTGAGAGAGAAGAATGAGATTGAGGAAGTGAAAGTTATTAAGGAGGGTGAAATTGTGAAGCTGCACGAGGAGGTGGGTCAGCTAAGGggtgatattttttcaatgcaaGAATCGATCAAGGATCGAGAAGATAAGAACAAACAAGTAGTTTCTGAAGCCAGTCATTATAAAGATGCTTTTGAGAAAGTAAGGCTTGAGAGGGACACTGCTCAAAAAAGTTTAGGTGAGGAGAGAAAGAACGCCATGAACTTGAGGTCTAAAGTTTTGGAAATGGAGAAGAGAGTTGAAGAAATTGTGGAGGAGCGTGCAAAGATGAAAAACGAGCAGGAGAGTCTGGTCTCGCAAAAGAAGGAAATGGAAAGCCAAGTTGCTACGTTGGAGAAGGAAAAAGATTTGTTACAGAAACATTTCACAGAAGCAGAAGGGAAAATAGATGAGTTGAGGACCAAAATGGAATCAGCTGGTACTAATTATGATAGAGCACTAGCCATGCTAAAGAATACTGCTGCATTGTTATGTGAATCAAACAATGTTAAAGAAGATATGATTGTCACTGAAAAGATGCTTAATGGTGAAATCGAACCGTATGCAAGTAAGCTGGAAGTTATTAAGACTGCATTTAGTAACAAGCAGACAGTGGTGGAGGAGATGAAGCAACAATTAGAATTTCTGCAGAATTCTGTGGCAAAGGCGGATAAGAAGAATAGCCTTTTAAGTATGTTGTCTTCAGCAACTACAGTTGTTGCTGCAGCAGTGTCTCTTGCATATGTTGCTAGATTACGTTGA
- the LOC133695095 gene encoding histone H2AX-like, translating into MSSNEGRASTKGGRGRAKASKAVSRSQKAGLQFPVGRVARFLKTGKYAERLGAGSPVYLSAVLEYLAAEVLELAGNAARDNKKNRIVPRHIQLAVRNDEELGKLLGSVTIANGGVLPNIHQTLLPKKVGKGKGDIGSVSQDF; encoded by the exons ATGAGTTCAAACGAAGGAAGAGCATCTACAAAGGGAGGTAGAGGAAGAGCCAAGGCCTCCAAGGCGGTGTCAAGGTCCCAGAAGGCAGGGTTACAGTTTCCAGTGGGAAGGGTGGCAAGGTTCTTGAAAACTGGAAAGTACGCTGAACGTCTTGGTGCTGGGTCTCCTGTCTACCTCTCTGCTGTCCTCGAATACCTCGCTGCCGAG gTTCTTGAGCTAGCTGGGAACGCAGCAAGAGATAACAAGAAGAACCGGATCGTGCCAAGGCACATCCAGCTTGCAGTGAGGAACGACGAGGAGTTAGGGAAGCTGTTGGGGTCGGTTACAATTGCAAACGGAGGAGTTTTGCCTAACATTCACCAGACTCTGCTTCCGAAGAAGGTTGGCAAGGGGAAGGGTGATATCGGATCTGTTTCCCAGGACTTCTAG
- the LOC133694547 gene encoding autophagy-related protein 18h-like, which produces MKNNSNKGESNSSSSHNNSKNNRFIPNSLKFISSCIKTASSGVRSASASVAASVSGDHHDHKDQVLWASFDKLELGPGSLKNVLLLGYSSGFQVIDVEDASNITELVSRRDDPVTFLQMQPLPAKSEGCKGEGYRASHPLLLVVACDESKSSGPILSGRDGFNEPHMGNVAISPTIVRFYSLRSHNYVHVLRFRSTVYMVRSSQRIVAVGLATQIYCFDALTFENKFSVLTYPVPQLGGQGMVGVNIGYGPMAVGPRWLAYASDNPLVLNTGRLSPQSLTPLGVSPSSSPGSGSLVARYAMESSKQLATGLINLGDMGYKTLSRYCHDLMPDGSSSPVSSNSSWKVGRGATNSADTDTAGMVVVKDFVSRAVISQFRAHTSAISALCFDPSGTLLVTASIHGNNINIFRIMPSCSQSGQGAKNYDWSSSHVHLYKLHRGITPAIIQDICFSHYSQWIAIVSSRGTCHIFVLSPFGGENVLQIHNSHVDGPALSPVVSLPWWSTPSFLVNQHSFSSSPPSPVTLSVVSRIKNNNSGWLNTVSNATSSAAGKASIPSGAIAAVFHSCVPQDSQSAHLRKVNSLEHLMVYTPCGHVVQYKLLSSVDGEPSEIASRNGPASSVHMQDEELRVNVESIQWWDVCRRADWPEREECISGITRRGQETKETVMDTSDGEDDGIAHSQLVMSHEPSHWYLSNAEVQMSFWRIPLWQKSKMYFYAMSHLGPKEENISEDQTGQEIEIEKVPVHEVEIRRKDLLPVFDHFHRSPEWSERGLGDVRYSSSSSESRGVKECEDAVISHSELVSPDSAPSSDGGSSTKFYTSMLQAANSNAGEGGISMVASPILYESSINKDICSVSFKQAQIDASPAENSNFVNSNVTSLTNDPHTAGRMIAKEVQSSESGVTSEASNLSSIRSDLSVNIIDEGPANYSPDFELFFQEGYCKVSESNEYQESTEVLTFVDNSSSPCDVDKSEEDGDNDDMLGGVFSFSEEG; this is translated from the exons ATGAAGAATAATAGCAACAAAGGAGAAAGTAATAGCAGCAGCAGTCACAATAACAGTAAAAACAACCGGTTTATTCCAAATTCTTTGAAATTCATTTCTTCTTGTATTAAAACCGCTTCTTCCGGTGTCCGGTCAGCCAGCGCTTCTGTTGCTGCTTCCGTCTCCGGTGACCACCACGACCACAAAGACCAG GTGCTCTGGGCTTCATTTGACAAACTAGAGCTTGGTCCTGGTTCCTTGAAGAACGTTCTTTTACTTGGGTACTCCAGTGGCTTTCAAGTCATCGATGTTGAAGATGCCTCTAACATCACGGAGCTAGTGTCTAGACGTGATGATCCAGTTACGTTTTTACAGATGCAGCCCCTCCCTGCAAAGTCTGAGGGTTGCAAAGGAGAGGGATATAGGGCATCACATCCTTTGCTCTTGGTTGTTGCATGTGATGAATCAAAGAGCTCAGGTCCAATTCTCAGTGGGAGAGATGGATTTAATGAGCCTCATATGGGAAATGTTGCCATCTCTCCGACTATTGTTCGGTTTTACTCGTTGAGGTCTCATAATTATGTTCATGTTCTGCGATTCCGTTCGACTGTCTATATGGTTAGAAGCAGTCAGCGGATCGTTGCCGTGGGTCTTGCAACACAA ATATACTGCTTCGATGCCCTCACTTTTGAGAACAAATTCAGTGTTCTCACTTATCCTGTCCCTCAATTGGGAGGTCAAGGAATGGTTGGGGTTAATATCGGCTATGGTCCTATGGCTGTGGGTCCTAGGTGGTTAGCCTATGCTTCTGACAACCCACTGGTGTTAAATACAGGCCGCTTGAGTCCACAAAGTCTTACTCCTCTGGGTGTAAGTCCATCAAGTTCACCTGGCAGTGGGAGTCTGGTAGCTCGTTATGCCATGGAATCTAGTAAGCAATTAGCTACTGGTTTAATAAATTTGGGAGACATGGGCTACAAAACTCTGTCTAGATATTGCCATGATCTTATGCCTGATGGTTCTAGTTCTCCTGTATCTTCAAACTCAAGCTGGAAAGTTGGTCGTGGGGCAACAAATTCAGCAGATACAGATACTGCTGGAATG GTAGTTGTGAAAGATTTTGTTTCCAGAGCTGTGATATCTCAATTTAGAGCTCATACTAGTGCAATTTCTGCTCTGTGTTTTGATCCAAGTGGTACACTTTTGGTCACTGCCTCTATTCATGggaacaatataaatatttttcggATTATGCCATCCTGCTCTCAGAGTGGACAAGGCGCTAAGAATTATGATTGGAGCTCTTCTCATGTTCACCTTTACAAGCTCCATCGTGGCATTACCCCCGCT ATTATACAAGACATTTGCTTTAGTCATTACAGTCAGTGGATTGCCATTGTTTCATCCAGGGGAACTTGCCATATTTTTGTGCTTTCCCCTTTTGGCGGTGAGAATGTTCTTCAAATACATAATTCCCATGTTGATGGGCCTGCTCTTTCTCCTGTTGTATCCTTACCATGGTGGTCCACTCCATCTTTCCTGGTAAACCAgcattctttttcttcatcgCCGCCATCACCTGTTACCCTTTCTGTGGTGAgcagaattaaaaataataactctGGATGGCTCAACACAGTTAGCAATGCTACTTCTTCTGCAGCAGGAAAGGCTTCAATTCCATCTGGTGCTATAGCTGCTGTTTTTCATAGCTGTGTGCCCCAAGATTCGCAATCTGCTCACTTGAGAAAAGTTAACTCTTTGGAGCACCTAATGGTTTACACTCCTTGCGGTCATGTAGTTCAATATAAACTGCTGTCATCAGTGGATGGAGAGCCAAGTGAAATTGCTTCGAGAAATGGGCCAGCTTCTTCAGTGCACATGCAAGATGAGGAATTAAGAGTGAATGTTGAATCCATCCAATGGTGGGATGTTTGCCGAAGAGCAGATTGGCCTGAAAGGGAGGAATGCATTTCTGGAATCACTCGTAGAGGACAAGAAACTAAAGAGACAGTCATGGACACGTCTGATGGTGAAGATGATGGTATTGCGCATTCACAGTTGGTGATGTCCCACGAACCATCTCATTGGTATCTCTCCAATGCAGAGGTGCAGATGAGCTTTTGGAGAATACCACTTTGGCAGAAATCTAAG ATGTATTTCTATGCAATGAGTCATCTGGGGCCTAAAGAAGAGAACATCAGTGAAGATCAAACTGGTCAAGAGATTGAAATAGAGAAGGTTCCTGTTCATGAGGTTGAGATTAGGCGGAAGGACCTGCTGCCTGTTTTTGACCATTTTCACAGGTCTCCTGAATGGAGCGAACG GGGTCTTGGAGATGTAAGATActcatcttcatcttctgaATCTCGTGGAGTCAAAGAGTGTGAAGATGCTGTTATTTCTCACTCTGAGTTGGTCTCACCTGATTCAGCTCCAAGTTCAGATGGTG GATCATCAACAAAATTTTATACCTCCATGCTGCAAGCTGCTAATTCTAACGCTGGTGAAGGAGGGATTTCTATGGTGGCATCACCCATCCTGTATGAAAGCTCTATTAACAAAGATATATGTTCAGTTTCATTCAAACAAGCTCAAATAGATGCTTCTCCTGCTGAGAATAGTAATTTTGTCAATAGTAATGTAACATCTTTAACAAATGATCCACATACTGCTGGAAGAATGATTGCAAAAGAAGTGCAGTCATCAGAAAGTGGTGTCACCAGTGAAGCTTCAAACTTAAGTTCCATTAGATCGGATTTGAGCGTGAACATCATAGATGAGGGACCAGCAAATTATTCCCCAGATTTTGAGCTGTTTTTTCAAGAGGGTTACTGTAAAGTGTCAGAATCGAATGAATATCAAGAATCAACTGAAGTTCTTACTTTTGTGGACAACAGCAGCAGTCCTTGTGATGTAGATAAATCTGAGGAAGATGGTGACAATGACGACATGCTTGGaggtgttttttctttctccgaAGAAG GTTGA
- the LOC133694602 gene encoding gibberellin receptor GID1C-like, with product MAGSNGVNLNESKRVVPLNTWVLISNFKLAYNLLRRPDGTFNRHLAEFLDRKVPANANPVDGVFSFDVIIDRGTSLLSRIYRRADAQESQPNIVDLEKPVNSEVVPVIIFFHGGSFAHSSSNSAIYDTLCRRLVGLCKAVVVSVNYRRAPENRYPCAYDDGWTALKWVNSRTWLQSKKDSKVHIYLAGDSSGGNIVHHVALRAVESGIDVLGNILLNPMFGGQERTESEKRLDGKYFVTLQDRDWYWRAFLPEREDRDHPACNPFGPKGKSLEGIKFPKSLVVVAGLDLVHDRQITYAEGLKKAGQDVKLLYLEQATIGFYLLPNNNYFHTVMDEISEFVSPNC from the exons ATGGCTGGAAGTAATGGAGTTAATCTCAATGAAAGCAag AGGGTGGTACCCCTGAATACATGGGTCCTCATATCAAATTTCAAGCTGGCTTACAATCTTCTTCGTCGTCCTGATGGGACTTTCAACCGCCACTTGGCTGAGTTCCTTGACCGGAAAGTTCCTGCTAACGCGAATCCAGTTGATGGGGTTTTCTCATTTGATGTTATAATTGACCGTGGGACTAGCCTTCTTAGCCGAATCTATAGACGAGCTGATGCGCAAGAATCACAACCAAATATTGTTGACCTTGAGAAGCCTGTCAACTCGGAGGTTGTCCCTGTCATAATCTTCTTTCATGGCGGAAGCTTTGCTCACTCTTCTTCAAACAGTGCTATATATGATACACTCTGTCGCCGCCTGGTGGGCCTTTGCAAGGCTGTGGTAGTGTCTGTGAATTATAGGCGGGCGCCTGAAAATCGATACCCATGTGCTTATGATGATGGGTGGACTGCTCTGAAGTGGGTTAATTCAAGAACATGGCTCCAGAGCAAGAAAGATTCTAAAGTTCATATATACTTGGCTGGGGATAGTTCTGGTGGTAACATTGTTCACCATGTTGCTTTAAGAGCAGTAGAATCGGGAATTGATGTTTTGGGAAACATACTGCTGAACCCAATGTTTGGTGGGCAAGAGAGAACAGAATCAGAGAAGCGATTAGATGGCAAATATTTTGTTACTCTCCAAGACCGAGATTGGTATTGGAGAGCATTTCTTCCTGAAAGAGAGGATAGGGACCATCCAGCATGTAATCCATTTGGTCCAAAAGGTAAAAGCCTTGAAGGAATTAAATTTCCCAAGAGTCTTGTTGTGGTGGCCGGTTTAGACCTTGTTCACGACCGGCAAATAACATATGCTGAAGGTCTCAAGAAGGCTGGTCAAGATGTGAAACTTCTGTATCTGGAGCAGGCAACAATAGGTTTCTACTTGTTGCCCAATAACAATTACTTCCATACAGTGATGGATGAGATAAGTGAATTCGTGAGTCCTAACTGTTAA
- the LOC133694017 gene encoding histidine-containing phosphotransfer protein 1-like, producing MDSVVQLQRQLIDYTGQLFNEGFLDDQFNQLQQLQDESNPDFVVELVTLFFEDSEKLINELAKDLEQQSIDYRKIDAHVHQLKGSSSSIGVQRVQKVCIAFRNYCEERNIEGCQKCLQQVKNEYSLVKTKLETLFKLEQQVLTAGGSIPWPM from the exons ATGGATAGTGTGGTTCAGTTGCAAAGGCAGTTAATCGACTACACAGGCCAACTGTTTAATGAG ggATTTTTGGATGACCAGTTTAACCAACTTCAGCAACTTCAAGATGAGAGCAACCCAGATTTCGTAGTTGAACTGGTGACTCTTTTCTTTGAAGACTCTGAAAAGCTTATCAATGAGCTAGCCAAAGATTT AGAGCAGCAAAGTATAGATTACAGAAAAATTGATGCTCATGTTCACCAGTTGAAGGGCAGCAGCTCCAG CATTGGGGTTCAAAGAGTTCAGAAAGTCTGCATTGCCTTCCGCAACTACTGCGAGGAGCGAAATATTGAAGG GTGTCAAAAATGTCTCCAGCAAGTGAAGAATGAGTACTCCCTGGTGAAAACTAAGCTTGAAACTCTGTTCAAG CTTGAGCAACAGGTTTTGACAGCAGGAGGGTCAATTCCTTGGCCAATGTGA